The Candidatus Binataceae bacterium genome has a window encoding:
- a CDS encoding ABC transporter substrate-binding protein, translated as MLDGIRKLRTTTDQSTRASIIASINDSLALRTLAKQALGAQWSKLDTAERSHFVALLAQLLEKVAYPRAAQFFSGIEIKLGAETSKGTDEIVPSTVKRDDGSAVSINYVLERQGGRWRVADIMLDGESLAATVTTQIQAVMKSSSYKGLVAQMQRQLQQNGS; from the coding sequence ATGCTCGACGGCATACGCAAGCTGCGTACCACGACTGACCAATCAACGCGCGCCAGTATAATCGCGTCGATCAACGACTCTCTCGCGCTTCGGACGCTCGCCAAGCAGGCGCTCGGCGCGCAATGGAGCAAGCTCGATACTGCGGAGCGCAGCCACTTCGTTGCGCTGCTAGCGCAATTGCTCGAAAAAGTCGCATACCCGCGCGCGGCACAATTCTTCAGCGGAATCGAAATCAAACTGGGCGCTGAGACATCAAAGGGCACGGACGAAATTGTGCCGAGCACTGTCAAAAGAGACGACGGATCGGCAGTTTCCATCAACTATGTGCTCGAGCGGCAGGGCGGGCGATGGCGTGTGGCCGATATCATGCTCGACGGCGAGAGTCTTGCCGCCACGGTCACGACGCAGATTCAGGCTGTGATGAAAAGCAGCTCGTACAAAGGGCTCGTGGCGCAGATGCAACGGCAGCTACAGCAGAACGGCTCATGA
- a CDS encoding CDP-alcohol phosphatidyltransferase family protein — protein sequence MLNCERAGVKRFVIEVAPGQRDEIQSSLGRFKNGANITLVDSADDALKQDGLGPETRALALSGNLVLAKSHLARIIADSDANPSSVVRTSTTDYDRGGEIAVGPIGEILKGSGLGNDIRRDSSTLLPFALNGRLEDRDEAELRLARELRNETAAKDAILARLIDRKLSWQISYRLAQTKITPNQVTIANTILGVGTAWLFSIPGYWTRLLASILFLFSVTLDGVDGELARLQMSESKFGGQLDIFTDNVVHVALFIGLFLGCYRASMSRAYLYLIPLVLGGFAMCAFATWRAFRIRGDQAAKWLDAVDRWSGRDFAYILVVLALIDRLEWFAWGTAFGTYVFAFALMWLTARRVSPAGLDGKGSQE from the coding sequence ATGCTCAATTGCGAGCGCGCCGGAGTGAAGCGCTTCGTTATCGAAGTCGCTCCCGGGCAGCGCGATGAAATCCAGAGTTCGCTCGGCCGCTTCAAGAATGGGGCAAACATCACCCTCGTCGATTCGGCCGACGACGCGCTGAAACAGGATGGCCTTGGGCCTGAGACGCGCGCGCTCGCGCTTTCAGGAAACCTCGTCCTCGCCAAGTCTCATCTGGCCCGGATTATTGCGGACTCCGACGCGAATCCTTCGTCAGTCGTACGCACTTCAACCACGGACTACGATCGCGGCGGCGAAATCGCCGTCGGCCCGATTGGCGAGATCCTGAAGGGCAGCGGCCTTGGCAACGATATTCGCCGCGATTCATCGACGCTTTTACCGTTTGCGCTGAACGGTCGCCTCGAGGATCGCGATGAGGCCGAGCTGCGCCTTGCGCGTGAGCTGCGCAATGAAACCGCCGCCAAAGACGCGATTCTCGCACGCCTCATCGATCGCAAGCTCTCGTGGCAAATCAGCTATCGCCTCGCGCAGACCAAGATCACGCCCAACCAGGTGACGATCGCCAACACGATCCTCGGCGTCGGCACGGCCTGGCTCTTTTCGATTCCGGGCTACTGGACCCGGCTCCTGGCATCAATTCTGTTTCTCTTTTCCGTCACGCTCGACGGCGTCGACGGCGAGCTTGCGCGCCTTCAGATGTCGGAGTCGAAGTTTGGCGGCCAGCTCGATATTTTCACCGACAACGTCGTACACGTCGCGCTGTTTATCGGCCTCTTCCTCGGATGCTATCGCGCGAGCATGAGCCGCGCGTACCTTTACCTGATTCCGTTGGTGCTCGGCGGCTTCGCGATGTGCGCGTTCGCAACCTGGCGCGCGTTTCGGATTCGTGGCGACCAAGCCGCCAAGTGGCTCGACGCCGTCGACCGATGGAGCGGCCGCGACTTCGCCTATATCCTTGTGGTATTGGCACTAATCGATCGGTTAGAGTGGTTCGCTTGGGGGACCGCTTTCGGTACTTACGTATTCGCGTTCGCCCTGATGTGGCTTACTGCCCGACGGGTCAGCCCGGCCGGGCTTGATGGGAAGGGATCACAAGAATGA
- a CDS encoding radical SAM protein, protein MTGKKPKILLVQPTTVHLDGTPHKSRWRLIMGLMIPLMAGLTPDEYDVTLCDERLEDINWDGGWDLVGMTTTIGASLRAYKLGDEFRRRGIPVVFGGFHATLQTEEALRHCDAVVQGEADLVWPELLQDWRDGKLKQVYKADKVHDLKNLPRPRHELLKLNRYMFKAVPIQASRGCPYRCSFCEIPVFYEGSYRTRPIGDIVEEIKQTIKITGFRRFQFIDDQITGKHKFAKELFKALEPLNIRFSCLWTVNSNHDEDLLDLAAKAGVFHVNIGVESISQESLLSMNKIQNHSGQYKKLLGRLEKYGIYYSLNFLFGLEEDHPKIFDDTLKFLHEVRAPEAFFNTVTPRKGTPMRTQLEAEGRVIIPDADLYTNNFRCMFVPKRLSPQEVEEGVWRCTKEFYSMKSMFKRLLLPPGKFTWQGLTENMLFWYGAKRQIDPVDYY, encoded by the coding sequence ATGACAGGCAAAAAGCCCAAAATCCTGCTGGTGCAACCTACCACCGTCCACCTCGACGGCACTCCGCACAAGTCGCGATGGCGGCTCATTATGGGTCTCATGATCCCTCTGATGGCAGGACTCACGCCCGACGAATACGACGTCACGCTGTGCGATGAGCGCCTCGAAGACATCAACTGGGATGGCGGATGGGATCTCGTCGGCATGACCACGACCATCGGCGCGTCGCTGCGTGCGTACAAGCTTGGTGACGAGTTCCGCCGCCGTGGTATCCCCGTGGTTTTCGGCGGTTTCCATGCGACCCTTCAAACTGAGGAAGCACTCAGACACTGCGACGCCGTCGTGCAGGGCGAGGCCGACCTGGTGTGGCCCGAGCTTCTGCAGGATTGGCGCGACGGCAAGCTCAAGCAGGTTTACAAGGCCGACAAAGTTCACGATCTCAAGAACCTGCCTCGTCCGCGACACGAGCTGCTCAAGCTGAATCGCTACATGTTCAAGGCGGTGCCGATCCAGGCCAGCCGTGGATGCCCCTATCGCTGCTCGTTCTGCGAGATCCCGGTTTTCTACGAAGGCTCGTATCGCACGCGCCCAATCGGCGACATCGTCGAAGAGATCAAGCAGACAATAAAGATCACGGGCTTTCGCCGCTTCCAGTTCATCGACGATCAGATCACCGGCAAGCACAAGTTCGCCAAGGAGCTGTTCAAGGCGCTCGAGCCGCTGAACATTCGCTTCTCGTGCCTGTGGACGGTCAACTCGAATCACGACGAAGACCTGCTCGATCTCGCGGCCAAGGCGGGAGTGTTCCACGTCAATATCGGCGTGGAATCGATCAGCCAGGAATCGCTACTGTCGATGAACAAGATCCAGAACCACTCGGGCCAGTACAAGAAACTGCTCGGGCGCCTGGAGAAATACGGCATCTACTATTCGCTGAACTTCCTGTTCGGCCTCGAGGAAGATCATCCGAAGATTTTCGACGACACGCTCAAGTTCCTGCACGAGGTGAGGGCGCCCGAGGCGTTCTTCAACACCGTGACGCCGCGCAAGGGCACGCCGATGCGCACCCAGCTCGAAGCCGAGGGCCGCGTCATCATTCCCGACGCCGACCTTTACACCAACAACTTCCGCTGCATGTTCGTGCCGAAGCGGCTCTCGCCGCAGGAAGTCGAAGAAGGTGTGTGGCGCTGCACGAAGGAATTCTATTCGATGAAGTCGATGTTCAAGCGGTTGCTCCTGCCGCCGGGCAAATTCACCTGGCAGGGCCTCACCGAGAACATGCTCTTCTGGTACGGCGCCAAGCGCCAGATCGATCCGGTCGACTATTATTGA
- a CDS encoding VOC family protein: MEINGMAHVILTVSDFEKCYAFYEKLLVFLGLKPVIQSEEMLYCVGGRTAVGIMRCDERYRGEKFVQRRVGLHHACFRARERADVDEAYRFVQSLGAKIVHPPEEGAWAPGYYSVLFEDPDGIRLEINHVPGKGLLA; this comes from the coding sequence GTGGAAATCAATGGCATGGCGCACGTAATTCTTACCGTCAGCGATTTCGAGAAATGCTACGCATTCTACGAGAAACTGCTCGTTTTTCTCGGACTCAAACCGGTGATTCAAAGCGAAGAGATGCTCTATTGCGTCGGCGGAAGGACCGCAGTTGGAATTATGCGTTGCGACGAGCGGTATCGCGGTGAGAAATTTGTCCAGCGCCGCGTCGGGCTGCATCATGCATGCTTTCGCGCCCGCGAGCGCGCCGATGTCGACGAGGCGTATCGCTTCGTCCAGTCGCTCGGCGCGAAGATCGTGCATCCACCCGAGGAGGGTGCCTGGGCGCCGGGCTACTATTCAGTGCTGTTCGAGGACCCCGACGGTATCCGGCTCGAGATCAATCACGTCCCAGGCAAAGGCCTGCTCGCGTAA